A genomic region of Thunnus albacares chromosome 4, fThuAlb1.1, whole genome shotgun sequence contains the following coding sequences:
- the elmo2 gene encoding engulfment and cell motility protein 2 isoform X1 has protein sequence MPPPADIVKVAIEWPGANAQLIEMDQKRPLTSIIREVCDGWSLSGSEQFALRYADGPQLYITEQSRSEIKNGTILRLAISPARAARQLLERIQSHGIDARLEALKELAKLSADPTFATEFINMEGIGTLARLVESGTHFGEMLAFTLTAFLELMDHGIVSWDLISLSFIKQIAGYVNQPMVDVSILQRSLAILESMVLNSHSLYHRVAQEITVGQLIGHLQVSNQEIQTYAIALINALFLKAPEDRRQEEYTNPLEQHLTEMASTLAQKHLRSIILNHVIRGNRPIKAEMAHQLYVLQVLTFNLLEERMMTKMDPNDQAQRDIIFELRRIAFDGENDPTGTEKRKAMYTKDYKMLGFTNHVNPAMDFTQTPPGMLALDNMLYLAKVHQDTYIRIVLENSSREDKHECPFGRCAIELTRMLCEILQVGELPNEGCNDYHPMFFTHDRAWEEFFCVCIQLLNKTWKEMRATAEDFNKVMQVVREQITRALAMKPSSLDQLKNKLRGLNYSEILRLRQSERMSQDDFQSPPIIELRERIQPEILELIKQQRLNRLCEGSCFRKLGNRRRQEKFWFCRLSLNHKVLHYGDLDESPQGEVPFELLSDKIPVSDIKSVVTGKDCPHMKEKSALKQNKEVLELAFSVLYDPDETLNFVAPNKYEYCIWTDGLCALLGREMGSDLTRSDLDTLISMEMKLRLLDLENITIPEAPPPVPKEPSSYNFTYNYS, from the exons ATGCCACCCCCAGCTGACATCGTGAAGGTGGCTATTGAATGGCCTGGTGCTAATGCTCAGCTTATAGAGATGGACCAG aAAAGACCTTTGACCTCAATTATTCGTGAAGTGTGTGATGG CTGGTCTCTGTCAGGCTCAGAGCAGTTTGCTCTGCGTTATGCTGATGGCCCTCAGCTTTATATCACTGAGCAG AGCCGCAGTGAAATCAAGAATGGGACCATCCTTCGATTGGCCATTTCTCCT GCTCGTGCTGCTCGTCAGCTCCTGGAGAGGATCCAGTCCCACGGTATCGACGCTCGCCTGGAGGCTCTAAAAGAGCTTGCCAAGCTGTCTGCAGACCCAACCTTTGCCACAGAGTTCATCAATATGGAGGGCATCGGGACACTGGCCCGTCTTGTCGAGAGTGGCACCCA CTTTGGTGAAATGCTGGCCttcactctcactgctttcCTGGAGCTAATGGATCACGGCATTGTGTCCTGGGACCTTATCTCCCTCTCCTTCATCAAACAG ATTGCAGGCTATGTGAACCAGCCCATGGTGGATGTGTCCATCCTGCAGCGCTCTCTGGCCATCCTTGAGAGCATGGTGCTCAACAGCCACAGCCTCTACCACCGAGTGGCACAGGAAATCACCGTGGGACAGCTCATCGGGCACCTGCAagt GTCAAACCAGGAGATCCAGACGTACGCCATCGCTCTCATCAATGCTCTTTTCCTGAAGGCACCAGAGGACAGACGGCAG GAGGAGTATACTAACCCGCTGGAGCAGCACCTCACT GAAATGGCAAGCACTCTGGCCCAGAAACACCTGCGATCCATCATCCTCAAT CATGTTATAAGAGGAAATCGACCAATCAAAGCAGAAATGGCACATCAGCTGTATGTGCTGCAGGTGTTGACCTTCAACCTTTTGGAGGAACGAATGATGACCAAAATGGATCCTAATGATcag GCTCAGAGAGACATCATTTTTGAGCTGCGTAGGATTGCCTTCGATGGAGAAAATGATCCCACTGGTACAGAAAAAAGGAAGGCAATGTACACCAAGGACTACAAGATGCTGGGTTTCACT AATCACGTGAACCCAGCCATGGACTTTACCCAGACTCCTCCAGGGATGCTGGCTCTGGACAACATGCTGTACCTGGCCAAGGTTCACCAGGACACATACATCAGG ATTGTCCTGGAGAACAGCAGCCGCGAGGATAAGCACGAATGTCCGTTTGGCCGATGTGCCATCGAGCTCACTCGAATGCTGTGTGAGATACTCCAGGTTGGAGAATTGC CTAATGAGGGCTGCAATGATTACCACCCCATGTTCTTCACCCATGACCGGGCATGGGAGGAGTTCTTCTGTGTCTGCATCCAGCTACTTAATAAAACCTGGAAGGAGATGAGGGCCACTGCTGAGGACTTCAATAAG GTGATGCAGGTGGTCCGTGAGCAGATCACCAGGGCTCTGGCGATGAAGCCATCGTCTCTAGACCAGCTGAAGAATAAACTGCGAGGCCTCAACTATTCAGAAATTCTGCGTCTGCGACAGTCAGAAAGAATGAGCCAGGATGACTTCCAGTCTCCACCTATCAT TGAACTACGGGAGAGAATTCAGCCCGAGATCCTGGAGCTCATCAAGCAGCAGCGACTCAACCGGCTGTGTGAGGGAAGCTGTTTCCGTAAGCTGGGGAACCGCCGGAGGCAAG AGAAGTTTTGGTTCTGCAGACTCTCTCTGAATCACAAAGTGCTGCACTACGGGGACTTGGATGAGTCACCTCAGGGTGAAGTGCCTTTTGAGCTACTCAGTGACAAGA TCCCCGTCTCTGATATCAAGTCTGTGGTGACCGGGAAGGACTGCCCtcatatgaaagagaaaagtgctctgaaacaaaacaag GAGGTGCTGGAGTTAGCCTTCTCTGTCCTCTATGATCCTGATGAGACGCTCAACTTTGTTGCACCCAACAAATATGAG tatTGCATCTGGACTGACGGGCTGTGTGCGCTGCTGGGCAGAGAGATGGGTAGTGACCTGACACGCAGTGACCTAGATACTCTCATCAGCATGGAGATGAAGCTCCGCCTCCTCGACCTTGAGAACATCACGATcccagaagccccgccccctgTGCCGAAGGAGCCTAGCTCATATAACTTCACCTACAACTACAGCTGa
- the elmo2 gene encoding engulfment and cell motility protein 2 isoform X2, with amino-acid sequence MPPPADIVKVAIEWPGANAQLIEMDQKRPLTSIIREVCDGWSLSGSEQFALRYADGPQLYITEQSRSEIKNGTILRLAISPARAARQLLERIQSHGIDARLEALKELAKLSADPTFATEFINMEGIGTLARLVESGTHFGEMLAFTLTAFLELMDHGIVSWDLISLSFIKQIAGYVNQPMVDVSILQRSLAILESMVLNSHSLYHRVAQEITVGQLIGHLSNQEIQTYAIALINALFLKAPEDRRQEEYTNPLEQHLTEMASTLAQKHLRSIILNHVIRGNRPIKAEMAHQLYVLQVLTFNLLEERMMTKMDPNDQAQRDIIFELRRIAFDGENDPTGTEKRKAMYTKDYKMLGFTNHVNPAMDFTQTPPGMLALDNMLYLAKVHQDTYIRIVLENSSREDKHECPFGRCAIELTRMLCEILQVGELPNEGCNDYHPMFFTHDRAWEEFFCVCIQLLNKTWKEMRATAEDFNKVMQVVREQITRALAMKPSSLDQLKNKLRGLNYSEILRLRQSERMSQDDFQSPPIIELRERIQPEILELIKQQRLNRLCEGSCFRKLGNRRRQEKFWFCRLSLNHKVLHYGDLDESPQGEVPFELLSDKIPVSDIKSVVTGKDCPHMKEKSALKQNKEVLELAFSVLYDPDETLNFVAPNKYEYCIWTDGLCALLGREMGSDLTRSDLDTLISMEMKLRLLDLENITIPEAPPPVPKEPSSYNFTYNYS; translated from the exons ATGCCACCCCCAGCTGACATCGTGAAGGTGGCTATTGAATGGCCTGGTGCTAATGCTCAGCTTATAGAGATGGACCAG aAAAGACCTTTGACCTCAATTATTCGTGAAGTGTGTGATGG CTGGTCTCTGTCAGGCTCAGAGCAGTTTGCTCTGCGTTATGCTGATGGCCCTCAGCTTTATATCACTGAGCAG AGCCGCAGTGAAATCAAGAATGGGACCATCCTTCGATTGGCCATTTCTCCT GCTCGTGCTGCTCGTCAGCTCCTGGAGAGGATCCAGTCCCACGGTATCGACGCTCGCCTGGAGGCTCTAAAAGAGCTTGCCAAGCTGTCTGCAGACCCAACCTTTGCCACAGAGTTCATCAATATGGAGGGCATCGGGACACTGGCCCGTCTTGTCGAGAGTGGCACCCA CTTTGGTGAAATGCTGGCCttcactctcactgctttcCTGGAGCTAATGGATCACGGCATTGTGTCCTGGGACCTTATCTCCCTCTCCTTCATCAAACAG ATTGCAGGCTATGTGAACCAGCCCATGGTGGATGTGTCCATCCTGCAGCGCTCTCTGGCCATCCTTGAGAGCATGGTGCTCAACAGCCACAGCCTCTACCACCGAGTGGCACAGGAAATCACCGTGGGACAGCTCATCGGGCACCT GTCAAACCAGGAGATCCAGACGTACGCCATCGCTCTCATCAATGCTCTTTTCCTGAAGGCACCAGAGGACAGACGGCAG GAGGAGTATACTAACCCGCTGGAGCAGCACCTCACT GAAATGGCAAGCACTCTGGCCCAGAAACACCTGCGATCCATCATCCTCAAT CATGTTATAAGAGGAAATCGACCAATCAAAGCAGAAATGGCACATCAGCTGTATGTGCTGCAGGTGTTGACCTTCAACCTTTTGGAGGAACGAATGATGACCAAAATGGATCCTAATGATcag GCTCAGAGAGACATCATTTTTGAGCTGCGTAGGATTGCCTTCGATGGAGAAAATGATCCCACTGGTACAGAAAAAAGGAAGGCAATGTACACCAAGGACTACAAGATGCTGGGTTTCACT AATCACGTGAACCCAGCCATGGACTTTACCCAGACTCCTCCAGGGATGCTGGCTCTGGACAACATGCTGTACCTGGCCAAGGTTCACCAGGACACATACATCAGG ATTGTCCTGGAGAACAGCAGCCGCGAGGATAAGCACGAATGTCCGTTTGGCCGATGTGCCATCGAGCTCACTCGAATGCTGTGTGAGATACTCCAGGTTGGAGAATTGC CTAATGAGGGCTGCAATGATTACCACCCCATGTTCTTCACCCATGACCGGGCATGGGAGGAGTTCTTCTGTGTCTGCATCCAGCTACTTAATAAAACCTGGAAGGAGATGAGGGCCACTGCTGAGGACTTCAATAAG GTGATGCAGGTGGTCCGTGAGCAGATCACCAGGGCTCTGGCGATGAAGCCATCGTCTCTAGACCAGCTGAAGAATAAACTGCGAGGCCTCAACTATTCAGAAATTCTGCGTCTGCGACAGTCAGAAAGAATGAGCCAGGATGACTTCCAGTCTCCACCTATCAT TGAACTACGGGAGAGAATTCAGCCCGAGATCCTGGAGCTCATCAAGCAGCAGCGACTCAACCGGCTGTGTGAGGGAAGCTGTTTCCGTAAGCTGGGGAACCGCCGGAGGCAAG AGAAGTTTTGGTTCTGCAGACTCTCTCTGAATCACAAAGTGCTGCACTACGGGGACTTGGATGAGTCACCTCAGGGTGAAGTGCCTTTTGAGCTACTCAGTGACAAGA TCCCCGTCTCTGATATCAAGTCTGTGGTGACCGGGAAGGACTGCCCtcatatgaaagagaaaagtgctctgaaacaaaacaag GAGGTGCTGGAGTTAGCCTTCTCTGTCCTCTATGATCCTGATGAGACGCTCAACTTTGTTGCACCCAACAAATATGAG tatTGCATCTGGACTGACGGGCTGTGTGCGCTGCTGGGCAGAGAGATGGGTAGTGACCTGACACGCAGTGACCTAGATACTCTCATCAGCATGGAGATGAAGCTCCGCCTCCTCGACCTTGAGAACATCACGATcccagaagccccgccccctgTGCCGAAGGAGCCTAGCTCATATAACTTCACCTACAACTACAGCTGa